In one Oscillospiraceae bacterium genomic region, the following are encoded:
- the rsfS gene encoding ribosomal silencing factor RsfS — protein MPMTPKEIALTLVKALDSKKGIDIKVLETADLTTLADYFVLCTATSTTQVKALADECEKVMKEQGEPPHHVEGHRGGSWILMDFSSVVVHLFMEEARKFYDLERLWHDAAPVDVSGIVKEN, from the coding sequence TTGCCTATGACGCCGAAAGAAATTGCGCTGACCCTGGTCAAAGCGCTGGACAGTAAAAAGGGCATCGACATCAAGGTGCTGGAGACCGCCGACCTGACCACCCTGGCCGACTACTTTGTCCTGTGCACCGCCACCTCCACCACCCAGGTCAAGGCCCTGGCCGACGAGTGCGAGAAGGTGATGAAGGAGCAGGGCGAGCCCCCCCACCACGTGGAGGGCCACCGGGGCGGGTCCTGGATTCTGATGGACTTCTCCTCCGTGGTGGTGCACCTGTTCATGGAGGAGGCCCGGAAGTTCTACGATCTGGAGCGGCTGTGGCACGACGCCGCGCCCGTGGACGTGTCCGGCATCGTGAAGGAGAACTGA
- the yhbY gene encoding ribosome assembly RNA-binding protein YhbY: protein MDLSSKQRAQLRGLANSIDTILHVGKDGLGENLVKQADDALEARELIKGRVLENSMVSPREAAEALARTTRSEVVQVIGTKFVLYRQSHNKDKKDKIVLVKDRKKTV, encoded by the coding sequence ATGGACTTAAGTAGCAAGCAGCGCGCCCAGCTGCGCGGACTGGCCAACAGCATCGACACCATCCTCCACGTGGGCAAGGACGGCCTGGGGGAGAACCTGGTGAAGCAGGCGGACGACGCGCTGGAGGCCCGGGAGCTCATCAAGGGCCGGGTGCTGGAGAACAGCATGGTTTCCCCCCGGGAGGCGGCGGAGGCCCTGGCCCGCACCACCCGCAGCGAGGTGGTACAGGTGATCGGAACAAAATTCGTGCTCTACCGTCAAAGCCATAACAAGGACAAGAAGGACAAGATTGTCCTGGTGAAGGACCGGAAGAAAACCGTATAA